The following coding sequences are from one Sphingomonadaceae bacterium OTU29LAMAA1 window:
- a CDS encoding acyl-CoA/acyl-ACP dehydrogenase, with the protein MAVLTEEQTMLRDMAREWADNESPVTAFRKLRNAAPAEGYDPAAWSEIGQMGWGGIVIPEEHGGSALGYLSLGMVVEQLGRNLAASPLASTGPAATAIALGENDAAKSEWLARIASGDVVATLAVDEGPIHGGPVTTAVVGDRITGTKAFVAEGDSATVFIVAATDGLYLVAGDEGVTRSPRRMADARSHAEVRFDDAPAVPLGGPDLTAKVVDRATALITAEMLGLAEQAFATTNDYLKTRVQFGQPLSTFQALQHRMARMLTELELMRSVVEGALEAIDSGRSDTDQAVSLAKAVAGDTLKLVSREMIQLHGGIGMTDEHDAGFYMKRAAVLEAMWGNAAFHRERFARLNGY; encoded by the coding sequence ATGGCCGTCCTCACCGAAGAACAGACGATGCTCCGCGACATGGCGCGCGAATGGGCGGACAATGAGTCCCCCGTCACCGCCTTTCGCAAGCTGCGCAATGCCGCGCCTGCCGAAGGATATGACCCCGCCGCCTGGAGCGAGATCGGCCAGATGGGCTGGGGCGGCATCGTCATTCCCGAAGAGCATGGCGGTTCGGCGCTGGGCTATCTGTCGCTCGGGATGGTCGTCGAACAGCTTGGCCGCAACCTTGCCGCCAGTCCGCTTGCCTCGACCGGCCCTGCCGCCACGGCGATCGCGCTGGGTGAGAACGACGCGGCGAAGTCTGAATGGCTCGCCCGCATCGCCTCGGGCGATGTCGTCGCCACGCTGGCGGTCGACGAGGGGCCGATCCACGGCGGCCCGGTCACTACCGCGGTCGTGGGCGACCGTATCACCGGCACCAAGGCTTTCGTCGCCGAGGGCGACAGTGCCACCGTCTTCATCGTGGCCGCCACCGACGGCCTCTATCTGGTCGCTGGTGATGAAGGCGTCACCCGCTCGCCACGCCGCATGGCCGACGCGCGCAGCCATGCCGAGGTCCGCTTCGACGACGCGCCCGCGGTCCCTCTCGGCGGCCCGGACCTCACGGCGAAGGTCGTCGATCGCGCCACCGCGCTCATCACCGCCGAGATGCTCGGCCTCGCCGAACAGGCGTTCGCGACCACCAACGACTATCTCAAGACCCGCGTCCAGTTCGGCCAGCCGCTCAGTACGTTTCAGGCATTGCAGCACCGCATGGCTAGGATGCTGACCGAACTCGAATTGATGCGATCCGTCGTCGAAGGCGCGCTGGAGGCGATCGATTCCGGTCGCTCCGACACCGATCAGGCGGTCAGCCTCGCCAAGGCGGTCGCTGGCGACACGCTGAAGCTGGTCAGCCGCGAGATGATCCAGCTCCACGGCGGTATCGGCATGACCGACGAACACGATGCTGGCTTCTACATGAAGCGCGCCGCGGTTCTGGAAGCGATGTGGGGCAACGCCGCCTTCCACCGCGAACGCTTCGCCCGTTTGAACGGCTATTGA
- a CDS encoding SDR family oxidoreductase — MSLFDLTGKVAVITGSSRGIGKASAFELARAGARVVISSRKQDACDAVAAAINAEFGEGRAIAVAAGISSKDALRHLVDETRRQFGRIDVLVCNAASNPYYGPLEGIADDQFRKILDNNILSNHWLIQMVVPEMRERRDGSVIIVSSIGGLRGSDVIGAYNVSKAADFQLARNYAVEYGPDNVRVNCIAPGLIKTDFARALWDTPEAETRSSRHTPLRRLGDPIDIAGAVVYLASDASRYMTGQAMVVDGGVTI, encoded by the coding sequence ATGTCACTCTTCGATCTCACCGGCAAAGTCGCCGTCATCACCGGCTCCTCACGCGGCATCGGCAAGGCCAGTGCGTTCGAACTCGCCCGCGCCGGTGCGCGGGTTGTCATCAGTAGCCGCAAGCAGGACGCGTGCGACGCGGTAGCCGCCGCGATCAACGCCGAATTCGGTGAGGGCAGGGCGATCGCGGTTGCCGCCGGCATCTCGTCTAAAGACGCGCTTCGGCATCTTGTCGACGAGACCCGCCGCCAGTTCGGCCGCATCGACGTCCTCGTCTGCAATGCCGCCTCCAATCCCTATTACGGCCCGCTGGAGGGCATTGCCGACGACCAGTTCCGCAAAATCCTCGACAACAACATTCTCTCCAACCACTGGCTGATCCAGATGGTCGTGCCCGAAATGCGCGAACGCCGCGACGGATCGGTGATCATCGTCAGCTCGATCGGCGGCCTGCGCGGCTCCGACGTGATCGGGGCCTATAACGTGTCCAAGGCGGCGGACTTCCAGCTCGCGCGCAACTATGCGGTCGAATACGGCCCCGACAACGTTCGCGTGAACTGCATCGCGCCGGGGCTCATCAAGACCGACTTCGCCCGTGCGCTCTGGGACACGCCGGAGGCGGAGACGCGATCGAGCAGGCACACGCCGCTGCGCCGGCTGGGCGATCCGATCGATATCGCCGGCGCGGTCGTCTATCTCGCCTCCGATGCAAGCCGCTACATGACCGGACAGGCGATGGTCGTCGACGGCGGGGTTACGATCTGA
- a CDS encoding Zn-dependent alcohol dehydrogenase has protein sequence MKAAVLFEPKQPLTIEDVTVANPAPHEVLIRTVAVGVCRSDLHFVDGIYPHALPTIPGHEAAGVVEAVGSEVRTVKVGDHVVTCLSAFCGQCEFCVTGRMFLCVDAGVRRPKGAPPRLMLGDQPVAQMLNLSAYAEMMLVHEHACVAIDPEMPMDRAALIGCAVTTGAGAVFNTTDVTPGETVCVVGCGGIGLAAINAARIAGAGKIIALDPVPEKRALAEKLGATHSIDTMSPTAADEVVEITRGGVHHAIEAVGRPQSAATAVKVLRRGGTATILGMLPPNEKVGLSAIDLLSGKKLQGGLMGSNRFPVDIPRLVDFYMRGQLDLDTIIADRMPLERINHAFDELRKGDATRSVIVFE, from the coding sequence ATGAAAGCCGCCGTCCTCTTCGAACCTAAACAGCCGCTCACGATCGAAGACGTCACCGTCGCCAATCCCGCACCGCACGAAGTGCTGATCCGCACCGTAGCCGTCGGCGTGTGCCGGTCGGACCTGCATTTCGTCGACGGCATCTACCCGCACGCGCTCCCCACCATTCCCGGCCATGAGGCTGCGGGCGTCGTCGAGGCGGTCGGCAGCGAGGTCCGCACGGTCAAGGTCGGCGACCACGTCGTCACCTGCCTCAGCGCGTTCTGCGGCCAGTGCGAATTCTGCGTCACCGGGCGGATGTTCCTGTGCGTCGACGCCGGCGTCCGCCGTCCAAAGGGGGCACCGCCGCGCCTGATGCTCGGCGACCAGCCGGTCGCGCAGATGCTCAACCTGTCCGCCTATGCCGAGATGATGCTGGTCCACGAACATGCCTGTGTCGCTATCGACCCGGAGATGCCGATGGACCGCGCCGCGCTGATTGGCTGCGCGGTCACCACGGGCGCCGGCGCGGTGTTCAACACCACCGACGTGACGCCGGGTGAGACCGTCTGCGTCGTCGGCTGCGGTGGCATCGGCCTCGCCGCGATCAACGCCGCCAGGATCGCCGGTGCCGGCAAGATCATCGCGCTCGACCCCGTACCCGAAAAGCGTGCGCTCGCGGAAAAGCTCGGCGCCACCCACAGCATCGATACGATGTCGCCCACCGCCGCCGACGAGGTGGTCGAGATCACCAGGGGCGGCGTCCATCACGCGATCGAGGCGGTCGGCCGCCCGCAGAGCGCCGCCACCGCGGTGAAGGTCCTGCGCCGCGGCGGCACCGCCACGATCCTCGGCATGCTCCCGCCCAACGAAAAAGTCGGATTGTCGGCGATCGACCTTCTTTCGGGCAAGAAGCTGCAAGGCGGATTGATGGGCAGCAACCGCTTTCCGGTCGATATCCCGCGACTGGTCGATTTCTATATGCGTGGCCAGCTCGACCTCGACACGATCATCGCCGACCGCATGCCGCTGGAGCGGATCAACCACGCTTTCGACGAACTCCGCAAGGGTGACGCCACCCGCAGCGTGATCGTGTTCGAATGA
- a CDS encoding SDR family oxidoreductase, with amino-acid sequence MARFTGRSIVVTGAGSGIGRAAALLFAAEGGRVIVADKTEGADDTAAMIAAAGGIAHSIRIDAGVEEDVVRTVALACDRFGGLDVMFANAGISGGMANIFDTDVALITDVLRVNLIGPFLAIKHAAPRIAERGAGAIVLTASVAGIRSGAGSPAYSASKAGVINLAAVAAQQLSGSNVRVNAICPGLTETGMTKPTFDYARDAGKMDRLGRLNPLHRGAQPEELARVALFLASDDASYVNGQAIAVDGGLSSSHPVTRQDYGRTAV; translated from the coding sequence ATGGCCCGCTTCACCGGCAGATCGATCGTCGTCACCGGCGCCGGCAGCGGCATCGGTCGCGCCGCAGCTCTCCTTTTCGCCGCCGAGGGTGGCCGCGTCATCGTCGCCGACAAGACCGAAGGCGCTGACGACACCGCCGCGATGATCGCGGCAGCCGGCGGCATCGCCCACTCCATCCGCATCGACGCCGGCGTCGAGGAGGATGTCGTCCGCACCGTCGCGCTCGCCTGCGACCGGTTCGGCGGGCTCGACGTGATGTTCGCCAACGCCGGCATATCCGGTGGCATGGCCAACATCTTCGACACCGACGTCGCGCTCATCACCGACGTACTCCGCGTCAATCTGATCGGCCCATTCCTCGCGATCAAGCACGCTGCGCCGCGTATCGCCGAACGGGGAGCGGGAGCGATCGTCCTTACCGCCAGCGTCGCCGGCATCCGTTCCGGTGCGGGTTCGCCTGCCTATTCGGCATCGAAAGCGGGCGTCATCAACCTCGCCGCTGTAGCGGCGCAGCAACTGTCCGGCAGCAATGTCCGCGTCAACGCGATCTGCCCCGGCCTGACCGAAACCGGTATGACCAAACCGACCTTCGACTACGCCCGCGATGCCGGCAAGATGGACCGGCTCGGCCGCCTCAACCCGCTGCACCGTGGCGCGCAGCCGGAGGAGCTGGCCAGGGTGGCGCTGTTCCTCGCCTCCGACGACGCGAGCTACGTCAACGGACAGGCGATCGCGGTCGACGGCGGCCTGTCGTCCAGCCATCCGGTCACGCGACAGGATTACGGCAGAACGGCCGTCTGA
- a CDS encoding acyl-CoA thioesterase II translates to MAEFIERTPEQLAAMLVTLLDVEEIDVDLYRGSRQPGGRGRVFGGQVIAQALQAAQRSVEGKDAHSLHAYFMRPGDENFPIVYQVTRDFEGKSFATRRVVAMQQGQPILTMAASFQTPEEGLHHQDTMPDVPGPDTLKSERELRQAIAHQVPERFRDFFTRRQTAIEMRPLHPRSWFAPEKRPPNNAAWFRTAASIGDDPALHRAALAYASDMALLATSMMPHGVNWLMPEMQTASLDHALWIHEPFRADDWLLYTTDSPWAGHARGMNRGSIFSADGRLVASVAQEGLIRRRPPKA, encoded by the coding sequence ATGGCGGAGTTCATCGAACGAACGCCCGAACAGCTCGCGGCGATGCTTGTCACGTTGCTGGACGTCGAGGAGATCGACGTCGACCTGTATCGAGGGTCGCGCCAGCCCGGCGGTCGCGGCCGGGTGTTCGGCGGACAGGTGATCGCGCAGGCATTGCAGGCGGCGCAGCGATCGGTCGAGGGCAAGGACGCGCATTCGCTCCACGCCTATTTCATGCGGCCGGGCGACGAGAATTTTCCGATCGTCTACCAGGTCACCCGCGATTTCGAGGGCAAGAGCTTTGCCACCCGGCGGGTGGTCGCGATGCAGCAGGGGCAGCCGATCCTGACCATGGCCGCGTCCTTCCAGACGCCGGAAGAGGGTCTGCATCATCAGGACACGATGCCCGATGTGCCCGGCCCCGACACGCTGAAGTCCGAGCGCGAACTGCGGCAGGCGATCGCGCATCAGGTGCCGGAGCGATTCCGCGATTTCTTCACCCGTCGGCAAACCGCGATCGAGATGCGCCCGCTCCATCCGCGCAGCTGGTTCGCCCCGGAGAAGCGTCCGCCGAACAATGCCGCGTGGTTTCGCACCGCCGCATCGATCGGCGACGACCCCGCGCTCCATCGTGCCGCACTCGCCTATGCATCCGACATGGCGTTGCTGGCGACGTCGATGATGCCACACGGCGTCAACTGGTTGATGCCCGAGATGCAGACGGCGAGCCTCGACCACGCGCTATGGATCCACGAGCCGTTCCGCGCCGACGACTGGCTGCTCTACACCACCGATAGCCCGTGGGCCGGTCATGCGCGGGGGATGAACCGCGGTAGCATCTTCAGTGCCGACGGGCGGCTTGTGGCGAGCGTCGCGCAGGAAGGATTGATCCGGCGCCGCCCGCCCAAAGCGTGA
- a CDS encoding energy transducer TonB: MVILLAAAITAAIVQQTSPPPPVVMYKREPGPHAVTLEPPQQQLGRWVMRPVFCERSDGPGGTAQAIVREPDARRFLTWSRSEPRRPLTLEFRIDASGRPLSIRRRMASEFEYVPDAEDVAPALAASRFATGGERSGCTATFVVDAVSIAGAPIAELMAYAVFPTTPPPKMVWQRITPAGSTCTNPSPDVLLRGFPAFGTLPEQPGYATWSMTGYDLDRGGKPRNLRTLAGTGTAALDRTAREAVAKSRFVPGVRVGCFYPYHKNGTILPAPVPPQEDAVRPAGATCPREHGWDRPPVLTYPAAYRRRSIEGWAMVTYDVAPWGQTGNVRVLQSEPTSEFGDAAAAMIRSASFRKGGTGYTGCVDRVRYVMRKPGAPVVPEAVVD; the protein is encoded by the coding sequence ATGGTTATCCTCCTCGCCGCCGCGATCACCGCAGCAATCGTGCAGCAGACGTCGCCGCCGCCGCCGGTAGTGATGTACAAGCGGGAGCCGGGACCGCACGCCGTGACCCTCGAACCTCCGCAACAGCAATTGGGGCGCTGGGTGATGCGTCCGGTGTTCTGCGAGCGGTCCGATGGCCCGGGCGGCACCGCGCAGGCCATCGTGCGGGAACCCGACGCCCGGCGTTTCCTGACCTGGAGCCGGTCCGAACCCCGTCGCCCCCTGACGCTGGAATTCCGGATCGATGCCAGCGGCCGGCCGCTGTCGATCCGTCGCCGGATGGCGTCGGAGTTCGAGTATGTCCCCGACGCAGAGGACGTCGCCCCGGCGCTTGCGGCGAGTCGCTTCGCGACCGGCGGGGAGCGGAGCGGGTGCACGGCGACGTTCGTCGTCGACGCAGTGTCGATTGCCGGGGCCCCAATCGCGGAGCTGATGGCCTATGCCGTGTTCCCCACGACGCCGCCGCCGAAAATGGTCTGGCAGCGGATTACGCCCGCGGGCAGCACGTGCACCAATCCGTCGCCGGACGTCCTGCTGCGCGGCTTTCCGGCGTTCGGGACGCTGCCCGAACAGCCCGGTTACGCGACATGGAGCATGACCGGCTACGACCTCGATCGTGGCGGCAAGCCGCGCAACCTCCGGACGCTGGCAGGAACCGGCACGGCGGCGCTGGACCGGACGGCGCGCGAAGCGGTGGCGAAGTCGCGGTTCGTACCGGGCGTGCGGGTCGGCTGTTTCTACCCCTATCACAAGAACGGCACGATCCTGCCGGCGCCGGTCCCGCCTCAGGAAGACGCGGTCCGCCCTGCCGGCGCCACCTGCCCGCGGGAGCATGGATGGGACCGCCCACCGGTCTTGACCTATCCCGCTGCCTATCGGCGTCGCAGTATCGAGGGGTGGGCCATGGTCACGTACGACGTCGCGCCCTGGGGGCAGACCGGCAACGTGCGGGTGCTGCAATCGGAACCGACGTCCGAATTCGGCGATGCCGCGGCGGCGATGATACGCTCGGCCAGCTTCCGGAAGGGCGGCACCGGCTATACGGGCTGCGTCGACCGGGTCCGCTATGTGATGCGCAAGCCCGGCGCCCCGGTCGTGCCCGAAGCGGTGGTCGACTGA
- a CDS encoding TetR/AcrR family transcriptional regulator: MDQTGADASHAIGGEEQGTKRFRAKRDAILSAAAEAINEQSAKGMTFADVARRVGLNTTSVTYYFKRKEDLAAAAFEHTLDQLLAMIDEAMTEGGPRERVRRYLSLNMDRLARVQRGEDRAMAVLSDLRATEEPNRTRLMNRWREVFRRTRALWGTPANRAQTDLFGARAHVLLENTFWLTAWLNRYEPDQYARVEARLMDVFDHGVAGPDARWAPALIDLEHEETEPGRAAFLLAATRLINELGYRGASVQRIAAELNVTKGSFYHHLDAKDDLVIACYRRSFDTITDAQRLADEAGGSYWDRLSSTIATLLDVQFTERAPLLRTTALSGLPPMVRSAMVDRSNRIARRFAGTMMDGIAEGSIRAVDALVAAQALMALQNAAFDMRKWAAAMPRDRAIAMYASTLLFGLFDDRALREA; this comes from the coding sequence ATGGACCAGACGGGGGCGGACGCCAGCCACGCGATCGGCGGAGAGGAACAGGGGACGAAGCGCTTCCGTGCGAAGCGCGACGCGATCCTGTCCGCCGCTGCGGAGGCGATCAACGAGCAAAGCGCGAAGGGCATGACCTTTGCCGACGTGGCGCGGCGGGTAGGGCTGAACACCACCAGCGTCACCTATTATTTCAAGCGCAAGGAAGATCTGGCGGCGGCGGCGTTCGAGCATACGCTCGACCAGCTGCTGGCGATGATCGACGAGGCGATGACGGAAGGGGGCCCGCGCGAACGCGTTCGCCGCTACCTGAGCCTCAACATGGATCGGCTGGCGCGGGTGCAGCGCGGCGAGGATCGAGCGATGGCGGTGCTGTCGGACCTGCGGGCGACCGAAGAGCCCAACCGTACCCGACTGATGAATCGCTGGCGCGAGGTGTTCCGGCGGACGCGCGCGCTGTGGGGTACTCCGGCGAACCGGGCGCAGACGGATCTGTTCGGCGCGCGGGCGCACGTCCTGCTCGAGAATACCTTCTGGCTGACGGCGTGGCTCAACCGGTACGAGCCGGACCAATATGCCCGCGTCGAGGCGCGGCTGATGGACGTGTTCGACCATGGCGTCGCGGGGCCTGATGCGCGCTGGGCGCCGGCGCTGATCGATCTGGAGCATGAGGAGACCGAGCCGGGGCGTGCCGCGTTCCTGCTGGCAGCGACGCGGCTGATCAACGAACTGGGCTATCGCGGCGCATCGGTGCAGCGGATCGCGGCGGAGCTGAACGTCACCAAGGGGAGCTTTTACCACCATCTGGATGCCAAGGACGATCTGGTGATCGCCTGCTACCGGCGCAGTTTCGACACGATCACCGATGCGCAGCGGTTGGCGGACGAAGCGGGTGGATCGTATTGGGATCGCCTGTCGAGCACGATCGCGACCCTGCTCGACGTGCAGTTCACCGAACGCGCACCGTTGCTGCGCACGACCGCCCTGTCGGGGCTGCCGCCGATGGTGCGATCGGCGATGGTCGATCGGTCGAACCGGATTGCGCGGCGGTTTGCGGGGACGATGATGGACGGGATCGCCGAAGGCTCGATCCGGGCGGTCGATGCCCTGGTGGCGGCGCAGGCGCTGATGGCGTTGCAGAATGCGGCGTTCGACATGCGCAAATGGGCGGCGGCGATGCCGCGCGACCGGGCGATCGCCATGTATGCCTCGACGTTGCTGTTCGGGCTGTTCGATGATCGAGCTTTGCGGGAGGCTTGA
- a CDS encoding acyl-CoA/acyl-ACP dehydrogenase: MPLYLNEEQTMLRDTAKDFVAEHAPVSHLRALRDANDATGFSRDLWKQFAEMGLNGILIPEAQGGLGLGHVEAGVVLEEIGRNLSPSPFLTTAVAAVEALKGSAQADRWFPGIVAGETVAALAIDEGAKHRDAVALKAERSGNGFRLTGAKRFVTHGHVADLLIVAARTAGSPDDAEGVTLFAVPRDAAGLTASPERLADSSLAARMAFEGVEVDADAVIGEVDAGRDPLGRLLRAGRTGAAAELLGIGGGAMDMTVGYLKERKQFGVAIGSFQALQHRAAHLYSEMEVARAAVLKAQQLLDTGADAEMVDGAVSIAKAITGMATTLSVQEGIQMHGGIGMTDEYDIGFYMKRARVLAEMFGDVGFHADRLAKAAGY, translated from the coding sequence ATGCCTCTCTACCTCAACGAAGAACAGACGATGCTCCGCGACACCGCGAAGGACTTCGTCGCCGAACATGCCCCCGTGTCGCACCTCCGCGCGCTCCGCGATGCGAACGACGCGACCGGGTTCAGCCGCGACCTGTGGAAGCAGTTTGCGGAGATGGGCCTGAACGGCATTCTCATCCCCGAGGCGCAGGGCGGCCTCGGCCTCGGCCATGTCGAGGCGGGCGTGGTGCTGGAGGAGATCGGCCGCAACCTGTCGCCATCCCCCTTCCTCACCACCGCGGTCGCGGCGGTCGAGGCGCTGAAGGGATCGGCGCAGGCCGACCGCTGGTTCCCTGGCATTGTCGCCGGCGAAACGGTGGCGGCGCTGGCGATCGACGAGGGTGCCAAGCATCGCGACGCGGTGGCGCTGAAGGCCGAGCGCTCGGGCAACGGCTTCCGCCTGACCGGGGCCAAGCGGTTCGTCACGCACGGCCATGTCGCCGACCTGCTGATCGTCGCCGCGCGTACTGCCGGATCGCCCGACGATGCCGAGGGCGTGACGCTGTTCGCCGTCCCCCGCGACGCCGCCGGCCTCACCGCCTCGCCCGAGCGACTGGCGGATTCCAGCCTTGCCGCACGCATGGCATTCGAGGGAGTCGAGGTGGATGCCGATGCGGTGATCGGAGAGGTCGATGCCGGTCGCGACCCGCTCGGCCGCCTGCTCCGTGCGGGTCGCACCGGCGCGGCGGCGGAACTGCTCGGCATCGGCGGGGGCGCGATGGACATGACCGTCGGCTACCTCAAGGAACGCAAGCAGTTCGGCGTCGCGATCGGCAGTTTCCAGGCGCTCCAGCATCGTGCCGCGCACCTCTATAGCGAGATGGAGGTCGCGCGCGCCGCGGTGCTCAAGGCGCAGCAATTGCTCGATACGGGCGCGGATGCGGAGATGGTGGACGGGGCGGTGTCGATCGCCAAGGCGATCACCGGCATGGCGACGACGCTTTCGGTGCAGGAGGGCATCCAGATGCATGGCGGCATCGGCATGACCGATGAATATGACATCGGCTTCTACATGAAGCGCGCGCGCGTGCTGGCCGAGATGTTCGGCGATGTCGGGTTCCACGCCGACCGGCTGGCGAAAGCGGCAGGGTATTGA
- a CDS encoding acyl-CoA dehydrogenase family protein, with amino-acid sequence MDFTLSERETYFRDRVRSFIDQEIRPRMPEHDAQEHEGERWKVIPVIEACKEKAKAAGLWNFFMPPNSGQTHVDDTFEFEGTQLTNLEYALCAEEMGKIGWASEVFNCSAPDTGNMEVFHRYGTREQKEQWLGPLMRGEIRSAFLMTEPAVASSDATNIETSMVRDGDHYVINGRKWWSSGVGDPRCKVAIVMGKTDTSAKRHAQQSMILVPMDAPGVTIERMLTVYGYDHAPHGHGEVVMKDVRVPVENVLLGEGRGFEIAQGRLGPGRIHHCMRTIGVAETGIEAMAKRLLSRVAFGKRIADHSVWEQRIAKARIDIEMTRLLCLKAADMMDKAGNKSAQLEIAMVKVAAPTMALQILDDAIQAHGGGGVSQDFHLAHAWAALRTLRFADGPDEVHNRAIARAEFGKYGEYAADRPVR; translated from the coding sequence ATGGACTTCACCCTCAGCGAGCGCGAAACCTATTTCCGCGATCGGGTGCGCAGCTTCATCGACCAGGAAATCCGGCCGCGCATGCCCGAACACGACGCGCAGGAGCATGAGGGCGAGCGCTGGAAGGTGATCCCGGTCATCGAAGCGTGCAAGGAAAAGGCGAAGGCCGCCGGCCTGTGGAATTTCTTCATGCCGCCGAACTCCGGCCAGACGCATGTCGACGATACGTTCGAATTCGAGGGCACGCAGCTCACCAACCTCGAATACGCCCTGTGCGCGGAGGAAATGGGCAAGATCGGCTGGGCATCGGAGGTGTTCAACTGCTCCGCGCCCGACACCGGCAACATGGAGGTGTTCCACCGCTACGGCACCCGCGAACAGAAGGAGCAATGGCTCGGGCCGCTGATGCGAGGGGAAATCCGCTCGGCATTCCTCATGACCGAGCCCGCCGTCGCCTCGTCCGACGCGACCAACATCGAAACCTCGATGGTCCGCGACGGTGACCATTACGTCATCAACGGCCGCAAATGGTGGTCGTCGGGTGTCGGAGACCCGCGTTGCAAGGTCGCGATCGTCATGGGCAAGACGGATACGTCTGCCAAGCGCCATGCGCAGCAGAGCATGATCCTGGTGCCGATGGATGCGCCGGGCGTCACGATCGAGCGCATGCTGACCGTCTACGGCTACGACCACGCGCCGCATGGTCATGGCGAAGTGGTGATGAAGGACGTCCGCGTGCCGGTCGAGAACGTGCTGCTCGGCGAGGGCAGGGGGTTCGAGATCGCTCAGGGGCGCCTCGGGCCGGGCCGCATCCATCACTGCATGCGGACGATCGGCGTGGCGGAGACCGGGATCGAGGCGATGGCCAAACGACTGCTGTCGCGCGTCGCCTTCGGCAAGCGTATCGCCGATCATTCGGTATGGGAGCAACGCATCGCAAAGGCCCGGATCGACATTGAAATGACCCGCCTGCTGTGTCTCAAGGCGGCGGACATGATGGACAAGGCGGGCAACAAATCGGCCCAGCTTGAGATTGCGATGGTCAAGGTCGCCGCACCGACGATGGCGCTCCAGATTCTCGACGACGCGATCCAGGCGCACGGCGGCGGCGGCGTCAGCCAGGACTTCCATCTCGCCCACGCATGGGCCGCCCTCCGCACCCTCCGTTTCGCCGACGGCCCCGACGAGGTCCACAACCGCGCCATCGCCCGCGCCGAATTCGGCAAATACGGCGAATACGCCGCGGACCGCCCGGTGCGGTGA
- a CDS encoding phosphotransferase family protein → MTDTIPVADKDRLNEANLIVWMEANVAGFTGPLTYAKFAGGQSNPTYRIDSPSGAYVLRRKPFGPLLPSAHAVDREYRLIAGLHPTGFPVARPYGLCTDDSVIGAMFYVMGLADGRNLWDGTLPDYTPDQRTGIYNAMVDTLADLHNTVYVAAGLGDYGKPGNYFARQVERWTKQYRASETEHMPEVESLIAFLPRTVPEQTRTSIVHGDYRIDNMIFAAAEPRVVAVLDWELSTLGDPLADFSYFLMSWVTEPEGRSGVKGRTGPETGIPTIEDMTTRYCARTQRDGVPDLNWYFAYNLFRLTGIVQGIKKRIVDGTASSAQAERSAAQVHRLAAASWHFAQAAGA, encoded by the coding sequence ATGACCGACACCATCCCCGTCGCCGACAAGGATCGCCTGAACGAAGCGAACCTCATCGTATGGATGGAGGCGAACGTCGCCGGCTTCACCGGCCCGCTCACCTACGCCAAGTTCGCTGGTGGCCAGTCCAACCCGACCTATCGCATCGACAGCCCGTCCGGCGCCTACGTTCTGCGCCGCAAGCCGTTCGGGCCGCTGCTTCCCTCCGCCCACGCGGTCGATCGCGAATACCGGCTGATCGCCGGCCTCCACCCCACCGGCTTCCCGGTCGCCAGGCCCTACGGCCTGTGCACCGACGACAGCGTCATCGGCGCGATGTTCTACGTCATGGGCCTCGCCGATGGCCGTAACCTGTGGGACGGCACGTTGCCCGACTACACGCCCGATCAGCGCACCGGCATCTATAATGCCATGGTCGACACGCTCGCCGACCTTCACAACACCGTTTACGTCGCCGCCGGTCTCGGCGATTACGGCAAGCCGGGGAACTACTTCGCACGTCAGGTCGAACGCTGGACCAAACAATACCGCGCGAGCGAAACCGAACACATGCCCGAGGTGGAGAGCCTCATTGCATTCCTGCCGCGCACCGTCCCCGAACAGACGCGCACGTCGATCGTCCACGGCGATTATCGCATCGACAACATGATCTTCGCCGCCGCCGAACCGCGCGTCGTTGCGGTGCTCGACTGGGAACTGTCGACGCTGGGCGATCCGTTGGCGGACTTCAGCTATTTCCTGATGAGCTGGGTCACCGAACCCGAAGGGCGATCGGGCGTGAAGGGACGCACCGGTCCGGAAACCGGCATCCCGACGATCGAGGACATGACGACCCGTTACTGCGCGCGGACGCAGCGCGACGGCGTTCCCGACCTGAACTGGTATTTCGCCTACAACCTCTTCCGCCTGACCGGGATCGTGCAGGGCATCAAGAAGCGGATCGTCGACGGCACCGCATCCAGCGCGCAGGCCGAACGGTCTGCGGCCCAGGTCCACCGCCTTGCCGCCGCCAGCTGGCACTTCGCGCAGGCGGCGGGGGCTTGA